The nucleotide sequence TCAGACTTGTTATTGTTAGTGTGTGATTCCTCTTGCCGTGTTCAAGCTATGTTGGTGGGCTTTATTGGCCGAGCTGTAAACACCGATGATGCAAACCGTGTCATTCAGAGTCGTTGTTTCTACAGATGTATCTAACGGAAGTCTGTTTGATTGCATTGCACAAGAGAGTGAGCATCAGTGAGTGACCATGGGCAAGAGAATGAACATGAGGAATTGATCTCATCACAACAACCAtatatacatgggatgtgtaaaatGGGTACGCATGGTGTTGCGTCGTGCCCAATTTGATTAATACCACAGACAGAGGTGTCAGTCTTTCTGTCTAATGCAAAGTAATGCATCTGCTTAGAGGCATCTCTCTAGGCGATGCAAACTAAGCAGTTCATAACCAAACTAGTGCACATGCATGCTCAGAGGCATAGATCGGATCGTCCCAGGCACATACCATTTCACAAGCGCCAAAGAAAGGAGCAGGAGTTTAAATATTGCATGAGTGGAGTAATTAACTAGAGTTGCTCACATGGAGCAAGCGAGGAATCTGTCCTGACATTTTTCTTAGGCACGACAGCACGCGAGTAAAGTGCGCGCATGGAGACAGGTGATGCGGTGTAATTTAACCGGTCACTGCAGTCGAAGTGGTATCCAAGGAAACTTTTCTCCCATCTCAAGATCGCATCGACCGACCTTCAGCCTTATGACATGACACTTGGTACCGCGTCTACCACCTAGCTTAAACACACAAATGGGTGTTAGTCAGTGTTGCACACATGGCTTAGGGAGCAGCAGGAATCTCTCTAATTTTTCTAAATCAACGCTTCGTGATTGGTGGGGCGGTATGATTAGTTTAACCCAGCTAGTTCAGTTTGAGCGGCATCTCCGAGGCCATTTTCTCCCGTCTCAAGTTTGCATCTGAGCCTTGTGAGATTATCATTATCTACTACTACCACAACCGCTGATGCATGGGACCTAGCTGTCTGACAGGCCCGCAGGGCAGCCAGCCTACGCCATTATCGTCGTATCCAATCTTCGATCTCGTCATTAAATTAGAATTATGTACTCCCCAACTCTTGTTTCTATACCAGTCTAGTTTCTCCTCTAGGACATGACAATTGCCCAGAGTGCCTTTGGAGCAACACTGTAGCACTTCCAGCTCTCTTTACACCAAAAACACCACGAGAGAGGTCGAGGCATATGGAGATCGCCATGGGGGCCATTGGCCCTCTCCTCCCGAAGCTCGGTGAGCTGCTCATCGGCGAGCTCACCTTGGAGAAACAAGTGAGGAAAGGCATCAAGTCTCTCGTGACAGAGCTGACATTGATGCATGCCGCTCTCCGCAAGGTAGCAAAAGTGCCGGTGGATCAGCTTGAAGAGGGGGTCAAGATCTGGGCTGGAAATATCAAGGATTTATCCTACCAAATGGAGGAAATCATTGATGTTTTCAAGGTCCACGTGGAGAATGGGGGCAAGCCAACCAACTCGAAGAACAGAGTTAAGAAGATACTCAAGAAGGTCAAAAGGTTATTCAAGAATGGCAAGGATCTCCATCGGATCTCTAATGCTCTAGAAGAAGCGGTCCAACAAGCTAAGAAGTTGGCGGAGCTGCGTCAAAGGTATGAGCAAGAGATGCGGGATACTAGTGTTGGTGCTAGTGTTGACCCCCGCATGATGGCCCTATACACAGATGTGACAGAGCTCGTCGGCATTGAAGAAACACGAGATGAGTTGATCAACATGTTGATTGAAGGTGATGATTGGTTGAAGCATCCATTGAAGACGGTCTCTATTGTCGGATTTGGTGGTTTGGGCAAGACAACTCTTGCCAAATCAGCATATGACCAGATCAAAGGGCGATTTGATTGTTATGCTTTTATTTCGGTTTCTCAGAATCCCGACAAGAAGAAAGTTTTCCAGAATATTCTCTATGGACTTGACAAGAAGAAGTATGGACACATTCATAGCAAAGAATGGGAACAAAATCATCTGATCGATGAAATCATCGAATTCCTTAACGGCAAGAGGTAGATGTGTTTTTTTTCGTTTGCAGACAGATTACCGTTTTGTCTAGTTAAATAATAATAGTATTCTAGACTATTGCATATGCATCCGGTGCAGATTTTGGAGGGTCTAGGCGCACCCGATTAGGCAACTTTTGTAAAAGAAAAGATATGTGTTTGTTTGTTGGAACAAGCATTGGCTAGTTTATTACTTACTTGTAAAGTTTCCGGACAACATGACTTTTGTGGTATTATTGTTGGCAAAAAGACAAAATTGCAAGTACAAATTATGTGAATAGTAAGCTTAACATTGTATCGGTTTTGTACTCCcgccatttacttatacaaggccactatggaatatacattttgcatctatacaaggccaccaacagtaatcaaggcaaaaattaatgatgttttccaacttgtttaatacttgcatgcatgtagtcataatgacactcaaCTACTTCCTCCATTCAATTTTCTTGAATGCACGTGGTGTATTAAATGATCCCAGTAAACAAGAAAGAAAGATGGAATGCAAAACATgtattaaattttaccttggtatctgtaatttgagtttgtggccttgtatataaaaatggagggagtattattcatTTAGAATACCACAAAAGTCATTTTGTCACGAAATTTTACACATGAAAATACACTAGACAATGGTTgcttcgattttttttcaaaatgttttgacCATTTTACTGTTTTATAATATTTTTTGCAATTCGGGTGCATGTGCACCCATATGTCCCAAGGTGTATTTCTTATATGCATCTTGATATTGTATTACTTATTTATAGTTTTATTCTTTTGGTGTAAATGTTGTAGTTAGTACATAACCTATCTCTCAACAATCAGGGAGTGCATATATTAAAGGCGACCGAGAATTCCTAATGCCTGAGTGGACGATCTCAACTGTTAAAAACCATACGCAACAATTGCACATTTCTACAACTATAGTTGCACATGAGTTTTTGTGTGTGTGGAATCTAGGTCTCAGACTATGCAATTTGGTCGAGTTATAAATTTTTTTTGTTAGTTTCCTTCGAAATAACATATCCGTACTAATATAATATATATTACTGTATATATCTTCATTGTATTGATTTGTTAACTATTTTAAACTGGAAAAAAGGTACCTCATCGTAATTGATGACATATGGGATAAAGAAGTCTGGAAATTAATCAAGTGTGCTTTCTCCAAGAAGAGTCCTGGAAGCCGACTAATCACAACAACTCGTGTTGTTAGTGTCTCTGAAGCATGTTGTTCTTCTATGGATGATATTTACAAAATGAAACCACTTTCTGACGATGTATCAAGAACACTCTTCTATAAAAGAGTATTTTCTCAAGAGAATGGGTGTCCTCAAGAATTAGTGCAAGTATCCAAAGACATTTTGAAGAAATGTGGTGGCATACCATTAGCTATTATTTCTATAGCAAGTCTCCTGGCTAATAATAATCAGATAAAAACAAAGGACCAATGGTATACTTTGCTCAATTCCATTGGCCGTGGACTCACGGAAGATCAAAGTTTGGAGGAGATGAAAAAGATATTATTATTCAGCTATTATGATCTACCCTCATATCTGAAACCTTGTTTATTATATCTTAGCATCTTCCCAGAAGATCACGAGATTATGAGAGATAGGCTGATATGGAGATGGATATCCGAAGGTCTTGTTTACAGTGATAGACAAGAAACTAGCTTATATGAGCTCGGTAATAGCTACTTCAATGAGCTAGTGAATAGAAGTATGATCCAGCCGATAGGCATTGATGTTGTAGGAAATGTACAAGGTTGCCGTGTACATGACATGGTTCTTGACCTTATATGCTCATTATCAAGTGAAGAAAACTTTGTCACAATACTAGATAACAACAGAAGAAAAATTCCTAACTCAGAGATCAAGGTTCGCAGATTGTCCATTCAAAATAGCAAGATAGATGTGGATACCACTAGGATGGAGCATATGAGATCTCTTACTGTTTTCACAAGTGATGTTGTTGGGAAAGTGTTGGATATTTCAAGTTTTCAAGTTCTGCGCGTGTTGGATTTAGAAGGCTGTAAAAATGTCTCGGATGTTGGGTATGTGGGGAATCTGTTGCATTTGAGGTACTTGGGGCTAAAAGGTACTCATGTTAAGGACCTTCCCAAGGAAATAGGGAAGCTGCAGTTTTTGCTTATCTTGGACTTAAGAGGTTCTAAGATAGAAGTACTGCCATCGAGTGTTGTTCAACTAAGACGTCTAATGTGCTTGTATGTTGCTTATGATATGAAGCTGCCATCTGGAATAGGTAACCTGACTTCCCTAGAAGTGCTAGATGAGCTGGGGTTATCTGACGTGGACCTTGATTTTGTGAAAGAATTGGGCCGTCTGACCAAGCTCAGGGTGCTCCGGCTTGACTGCGATGATTTTGATGAGAGCCTGGGTAAAGCTTTGGAGGAATCTATTAGTAATATGCACAGACTGGACAGTCTAGATGTATATGTCTCTGATGGACTCATCAATTGCCTGAGCGAAGATTGGGTGCCTCCTCCACAACTCCGTAGATTGGCTTTCCGGTCAACTCAAAGTTGGTTCGGGACATTGCCGTCATGGATTAATCCTTCATCGCTTCCTCTCCTCTCCTATCTGGATATAACGTTGTTTGAAGTGCGATCGGAGGTCATCCAGCTTCTTGGGACTCTGCCTGCTCTTGTTTGTCTTCAGATACTGGATTGTTCTGTGTACAGAAAAGGGCATGAGGTGGAAGCGCCGGTCCTTTCCTCTGGTGCGTTATTCCCATGTGCGACGGAGTGCCGCTTCTATAGTATTGGTGCCATGCCATCAATGTTTCCACGAGGAGCAGCGCCAAGGCTTAAACACCTTGAGTTCACCTTACCATCCAAGTGGATCTCCCGTGAAAACTTTGATTTGGGCATGCGGCATCTCCCTTCCCTCGAGCGAGTCAGGGTTCGTTTTATCGAGGAGGGAGCTAGCCGTCAGGAGGTGGATGATGAAGCAATGGCTGCGCTAAGGGCCGCAGCGGAGGACCACCCCAACCATCCCGCCCTTTACATCTGGTGACGCATGCAAAGGGAAAGGTACATACACATCATCTGATGACGCATCATATGTACATTGTCTCCGATGTTCATTGCTCTTTCTTTGTTTCAGGCGGACCAAGCGATTGAGGCTCGCGAGGTACCCCTCCACGATTTTGTACGTGTAGTCCCTTGTTTCCACACCTTGTGTTTTATTCCTCACCTCTTCCGTTTTTCAGTTTCAGGCAGCCGGCCCGAGTGCTTAGGACGATTCGTCGAATCTTGCACCCAGGTACTAAGCTAACTCCATTGATTTGATTACAAGCACCAAAGTATTCTTAATTTCTGCTGCAAAGATACATAGGGCCCCTTAATTGTTATTTCTGCATGCTACAAGATTACAAGTAATCTAGATTAGTTTAGTGAGCAATCCACTAAGTACTATGTGTTTCTCTACTTGGATGAACCCTGTGTTTTTTTATGTATGCCTTTCGGCAATCCACATTTGTATGTCTGTCTAAATTCTGAAGTGCCAACAGAACTGCAGTGTGATTTTCGCCTTGGTTACTTTACGGTGCATAAGTACATAATAGGATCAGTAGTAACTTTTTCTTGCCACGTACAAGGTCTCGTATTTTCCAAAAACACAAGGTATTATATGATGTGGTACAGATTAGCAAGTAATCCACTACCGCAGTAAAATATGTGTACCTTCTCTGCAGTTGGTTCAACTTTGTTCTCTTGTTCTGTAACATTTAACTGAGTCATTCACATGTGGCACTGCAGGTAGCATGAGCTAATAAATTTCGTCGACATGGACTCAATCGCGCGTGCCTTAAACTCCGGTGCCATTTCTTTTTCAACCAATACAGTCGAGCACACTGCGTTTGCCTTGTTGTTTGATCTGTCTTTATTCCGCACCGAGATGAAGCTCTCATTCTGTCCACCACCCATGTCTGAAGTCTCTTCTTGCTTCCGTCAATTCAACAACAATCAAGTTTGTAGGGCGCCCCCTGCATCTTGCCCTGATGAACCATTAGTTATCATGTATTGATGATGTCTGGTTTGGATGCTCTCCAGCATTGTTCATTACACTCCTTTATTTGTAACAACTTTATTTCAGACTCGATGTTTATTCCAGACTCGTAAACTGTAATGTCAGAGTTCAGTTTGTAATATGGTCTGAAGTTTATCTTCCATCTGTCATGTTGGCTTGATCAAATAAATCGTGAACTGGAACTTGAATTTGCAATTGAATCACACGGTGTGCCCTTGCTGTCATTTACTCTGTAGGATTATTGGCCCAGAACTGATGCAATGATTTCTGGAGATAAGAACGATTCAGTGTACTCTCTGTAGACTTGGGCTGTTCGGTAATCCTCCCACTCTGTGAAATCTCAGGATCTGCGGAGCGCCTCCTTCCCCACTCCGCAATTTTGATCTGCCGCTCCTCCAGCGCTGGGAGCGGAGTTGTGGAGAGGAGGGAATCCGAACAGGCCTTTATTGGCCCTGAACTGATGCAATTAATTCTGGAGGTAAGAACGATTCAGTGTACTCCCTTCATCAACTGCCCGTCTGTCTTCTACTTGCACTTATAGATGGAGCAAATAATCAGGTGCTTTTGGTGTGCCATAAAGCAAATCATATGCTGCAAGTCTGCAATGCAGATGAAGCACCCATGTTTCTTTCCGCtgtattctactccctccgttcggaattacttgtcgagtaattccgaacggagggagtacgtcaaTAAGTAGCCTGCTTCGGCCGAGATCAGACAAGAACGTTGCCAACCATGTAATTTACTGTAGTCGTTTCCACAGAAATCTAACTGAAGCTGAAAGCCCTGAAACCCGGCTCAACATCGAAACTCAGGCAGTCCCTTCTTTCTCTGTGGCCATGCCCTGCGTTTCTAATCCCTGGCGCTGTTGAAACTATGAGAATCAGTCATTTTTGTCTACTCCTGGAATCAACATCGGCAGTCAGGAATTCAGATTTATCACCACATACAGTTCATCACGccaagaagattttttttctttttgggttgGGGCACATGAAGCTAGCTCGACCAGGCGCATGCTCTGTGCGATTGTGAATGCCTTCTTTCAGCCCCGGAATGTGAATATGTGATCGATGGATCCCGGATGCGGCTTTGCGTTTTCTGAGCAAACAGGAATTACACCTACATCGTACCTAGACCGCTCGCGGTTTCAAAAGAAAATCAAACTAACTGAAGCTGAAAGCACAAAATTCAGTCAACCCGTTTGGAGCTGCATCACGCAGGCTACTACTCCTACTCCAGACTGCATGTTTAACTGGATGCAATCCCTGTCATATTTGCATAAGTAAGGC is from Triticum aestivum cultivar Chinese Spring chromosome 3A, IWGSC CS RefSeq v2.1, whole genome shotgun sequence and encodes:
- the LOC123063401 gene encoding disease resistance protein RGA5 — encoded protein: MEIAMGAIGPLLPKLGELLIGELTLEKQVRKGIKSLVTELTLMHAALRKVAKVPVDQLEEGVKIWAGNIKDLSYQMEEIIDVFKVHVENGGKPTNSKNRVKKILKKVKRLFKNGKDLHRISNALEEAVQQAKKLAELRQRYEQEMRDTSVGASVDPRMMALYTDVTELVGIEETRDELINMLIEGDDWLKHPLKTVSIVGFGGLGKTTLAKSAYDQIKGRFDCYAFISVSQNPDKKKVFQNILYGLDKKKYGHIHSKEWEQNHLIDEIIEFLNGKRYLIVIDDIWDKEVWKLIKCAFSKKSPGSRLITTTRVVSVSEACCSSMDDIYKMKPLSDDVSRTLFYKRVFSQENGCPQELVQVSKDILKKCGGIPLAIISIASLLANNNQIKTKDQWYTLLNSIGRGLTEDQSLEEMKKILLFSYYDLPSYLKPCLLYLSIFPEDHEIMRDRLIWRWISEGLVYSDRQETSLYELGNSYFNELVNRSMIQPIGIDVVGNVQGCRVHDMVLDLICSLSSEENFVTILDNNRRKIPNSEIKVRRLSIQNSKIDVDTTRMEHMRSLTVFTSDVVGKVLDISSFQVLRVLDLEGCKNVSDVGYVGNLLHLRYLGLKGTHVKDLPKEIGKLQFLLILDLRGSKIEVLPSSVVQLRRLMCLYVAYDMKLPSGIGNLTSLEVLDELGLSDVDLDFVKELGRLTKLRVLRLDCDDFDESLGKALEESISNMHRLDSLDVYVSDGLINCLSEDWVPPPQLRRLAFRSTQSWFGTLPSWINPSSLPLLSYLDITLFEVRSEVIQLLGTLPALVCLQILDCSVYRKGHEVEAPVLSSGALFPCATECRFYSIGAMPSMFPRGAAPRLKHLEFTLPSKWISRENFDLGMRHLPSLERVRVRFIEEGASRQEVDDEAMAALRAAAEDHPNHPALYIW